The window GACCAGGCCGGCCCATAGCCGTTAGTCGTAAATCTGTGCATATAGTTGTTCAATATCCTGAATGCCGGCATCTTTGGGATTGGTTGCCAGGCAGGGGTCGTTAAATGCAAATTCGGATAATTGGGGAATATCTGAAGATTTAACGCCCAGATCAATCAGTCTTTGATGAATACCCAGCTTTTTTCTGAACCCGGCAATATGATTTGAAATGGCACGCCCTTTTTGTTGGGGGGAGATCCCGGCCAAATCCAGCCCCAGGGCCTCGGCCAGCCGGTCGTATTTGTGTTCACATGCCGAATAGTTAAACTCAACAACTTTTTCCAGAAGAATCGCATTACATTCGCCATGGGCCAACCCGAACATGCCGCCCAGGCTGTGGGCCATGGCATGCACAAGGCCTAGGCTGGCATTGGAAAAGGCAAGCCCGGCCATGAGGCTTGCGGTCATCATTTTATCCCGGAAAGCTATATTATCCGGCTCATTATACGTTTTGAGCAAATATTGTGAAATAATTTCAACGCAGGCAATGGCCGCAATGTCCGTTAAAGGAGACGATGCCGTTGAAACAAAGGCTTCACATGCATGACACATGGCGTCCATGCCGGTGGCCGCCGTAAGCTCCGACGGCATGGTTGTCGTCGTCACAGGGTCAATCAAGGCAATATCCGGAATCACCATCTTGCTGATCACTGCGATCTTAACCTTTCTGGGAGTGTCCTGGATGATGGCAAACTGGGAAACATCGGCAGAGGACCCGGCTGTTGTGGGAATAAAAATTAACGGCGGCCCCGGGCTTGGGACCATGTCAACACCTTCGTAATCCAGAATATGGCCGGGGTTGCCCATCATCACC is drawn from uncultured Desulfobacter sp. and contains these coding sequences:
- the ercA gene encoding alcohol dehydrogenase-like regulatory protein ErcA, which produces MNNTPLLNLRKFLAPEIVYGQGAIHLSGRHASNFGASRVLIVTDPGVRNAGWTSQVEKSLKDSRISYAIFDQITQNPKDHEVMNGFELCKNRGCDLIIAVGGGSPMDCAKGIGVMMGNPGHILDYEGVDMVPSPGPPLIFIPTTAGSSADVSQFAIIQDTPRKVKIAVISKMVIPDIALIDPVTTTTMPSELTAATGMDAMCHACEAFVSTASSPLTDIAAIACVEIISQYLLKTYNEPDNIAFRDKMMTASLMAGLAFSNASLGLVHAMAHSLGGMFGLAHGECNAILLEKVVEFNYSACEHKYDRLAEALGLDLAGISPQQKGRAISNHIAGFRKKLGIHQRLIDLGVKSSDIPQLSEFAFNDPCLATNPKDAGIQDIEQLYAQIYD